In Cydia fagiglandana chromosome 16, ilCydFagi1.1, whole genome shotgun sequence, the following are encoded in one genomic region:
- the LOC134672034 gene encoding ceramide-1-phosphate transfer protein has product MSNENTLDLHYVHQSFQRSLKEDDDVVVEAYIDGYNELVKFLNLIGSVFSFVSSDVKSKIKVMDKHKDGEDAVYYDSFKKMMKYEKETNLHEKSGFVSGSRTMLRLHRGLDFIRLFLKKLGESDDAVNTCTECQHAYNSTLAEFHPWYIRKAATLAMHALPNRPDLLKKIFGSEDSLTAALAILPQTLASCDEVYNRVEQLYTDFDFHGLP; this is encoded by the exons atgtccAACGAGAACACTTTGGATTTACACTACGTACACCAAAGCTTCCAACGAAGCCTAAAAGAAGACGACGATGTTGTCGTGGAAGCGTATATTGATGGATACAATGAACTAGTCAA GTTCTTAAATCTCATCGGTTCGGTGTTCTCATTCGTGAGCAGCGACGTCAAAAGCAAAATAAAGGTGATGGATAAACACAAGGATGGTGAAGACGCTGTGTACTATGATTCTTTTAAGAAAATGATGAAGTACGAGAAGGAAACAAACTTACACGAGAAAAGCGGGTTCGTCTCTGGCTCTAGAACGATGCTGAGGCTCCACAGAGGTTTAG ACTTTATAAGACTGTTCCTCAAAAAGCTAGGCGAGTCGGACGACGCGGTCAACACATGTACGGAATGCCAGCACGCGTACAACTCAACGCTAGCCGAGTTCCATCCGTGGTACATCCGGAAAGCGGCCACGCTGGCGATGCATGCGTTGCCCAACCGGCCCGACTTACTTAAGAAG ATCTTCGGCTCCGAAGACAGCCTCACAGCGGCGCTAGCCATCCTGCCACAGACTCTCGCGTCTTGCGACGAAGTCTACAACCGTGTGGAACAGCTCTACACAGACTTTGACTTCCACGGGCTACCTTAA